The proteins below are encoded in one region of Brachyspira intermedia PWS/A:
- a CDS encoding chromosome segregation SMC family protein, translating into MYIKNLNLHGFKSFAIETNIEFNEGVTVVLGPNGIGKSNIVEAFLWVMGEQSASRLRIDSAKGLESVIFHGTDTRKPSSLAQVALTLDNKSRWIKKYDLDEVIVTRKYYRKGLSEYYINDEQVRLKDIVDMFLDTGLGKNAYSVIKQGTVSEIAKQKPEERRSIIENAAGISKYLERRREAAKKLEESERNLDNVKIEIKNAEKHYKSLKEQAARTEKYYNLKDEQKKINISLNVNQVKKLKITLEDQNKSLEEHTNKKSELEKELQDLDKQKQQELLKFEETRTLSIELDKQVSLIITELTHIEKMSNQLKNQLDNAGKEKDETISRKNSLLKRIEEDKAQIAELEEAVKTIAENIEKSLKEQEAEETNIANEQNKIASLNDQISTLTNENQSATLKIADARERQLEVINKIITEIDEKKKDVMGNSFYQNIGKHETDIDIGFNNLLNAINIKMNTIKEFEEDGVLSNLNELSYNSLCSFIRNLGESLDTEKKDALFLQGIFKEYTKIKDPFVDLLFDKEGTYMQKEAIDKEISDLESFIKTNIEKIEEINNEIKIATDNINKSNANLTTLTIERAKYETNKKASEDRKEMILKSMKMIEDEFGSLNEKINRLEEEYKKLNEEYKENSINYKELEKKKSKTESESRHKANEIKKAESALSNFETSLAKRVKKLNEINENITRVGERINQSNDKIKDIYSHFYENYALNLKDFEENTQNLIDEESYKNKLNTINERIKNLGHINEMALDEYQEAKNRFEFLTKQKEDLEKSKEEILKIIADANKKAGEDFLKTFNEINKKFSETFKILFGGGNAGLKIQNEEDLLNSPIDIFAQPPGKRMENIVSYSGGELTMTGLALVFAIFLYRPSPFCILDEVDAALDGANIIRYKNMVKNLSDKTQFLIITHDEVSATIADAYYGITAEEKGVSKIFTVKVDKEGKVNGSEEKLVNQE; encoded by the coding sequence ATGTACATAAAGAATCTTAATTTGCACGGATTCAAATCATTTGCCATAGAAACAAATATAGAGTTCAATGAAGGCGTTACTGTAGTACTTGGACCTAACGGAATAGGGAAAAGTAATATAGTAGAGGCTTTTCTATGGGTTATGGGCGAGCAGTCCGCAAGCAGATTGAGAATTGACAGTGCTAAAGGACTTGAAAGCGTTATATTCCATGGCACAGATACTAGAAAACCATCATCTCTTGCACAGGTAGCACTTACTTTAGATAATAAGTCCAGATGGATAAAAAAATACGATCTTGATGAAGTTATAGTAACACGTAAATATTATAGAAAAGGATTATCAGAATACTATATCAATGATGAACAAGTACGTTTAAAAGATATAGTTGATATGTTTTTGGATACTGGGCTTGGTAAAAATGCCTATTCAGTTATAAAGCAGGGTACTGTTTCAGAGATAGCTAAGCAGAAGCCTGAAGAGAGAAGAAGCATTATTGAAAATGCTGCTGGAATTAGTAAATATCTTGAAAGGAGAAGAGAAGCTGCTAAAAAGCTAGAAGAGTCCGAAAGAAATCTTGATAATGTTAAAATAGAAATAAAGAACGCTGAAAAACATTATAAATCTTTGAAAGAACAGGCAGCAAGAACTGAAAAGTATTATAATCTTAAAGATGAACAGAAAAAAATAAATATAAGTTTAAATGTTAATCAGGTAAAAAAATTAAAAATCACTTTAGAAGATCAAAATAAAAGCCTTGAAGAACATACAAATAAAAAGTCTGAATTAGAAAAAGAACTTCAGGATTTGGATAAACAGAAACAGCAGGAGCTTTTAAAATTTGAAGAAACAAGAACATTATCGATAGAGCTTGATAAACAAGTTTCGCTTATAATAACAGAACTTACTCATATAGAGAAGATGTCTAATCAATTAAAGAATCAGCTTGATAATGCAGGCAAAGAAAAAGATGAAACTATAAGCAGAAAGAATTCACTATTAAAAAGAATAGAAGAAGATAAAGCCCAAATAGCAGAACTTGAAGAGGCAGTAAAAACTATAGCTGAAAATATAGAAAAATCTCTTAAAGAACAGGAAGCAGAAGAAACTAATATTGCAAATGAACAAAATAAAATAGCTAGCTTAAATGATCAAATATCTACTTTGACAAATGAAAATCAAAGTGCCACATTAAAAATTGCTGATGCCAGAGAAAGACAATTAGAGGTTATAAATAAAATAATCACAGAGATAGATGAAAAGAAAAAAGATGTAATGGGCAACAGCTTTTATCAGAATATAGGAAAGCATGAAACTGACATTGATATAGGATTTAATAATCTTTTAAATGCTATAAACATAAAAATGAACACTATAAAAGAATTTGAAGAAGACGGCGTACTATCAAATTTAAATGAGCTTAGCTATAATTCATTATGCAGTTTTATTCGTAATTTAGGTGAGAGTTTAGACACAGAAAAAAAAGATGCATTATTTTTGCAGGGTATATTTAAAGAGTATACAAAAATAAAAGACCCTTTTGTTGATTTGCTTTTCGACAAGGAAGGTACTTATATGCAAAAAGAAGCTATAGACAAAGAAATATCTGACTTAGAAAGTTTTATCAAAACTAATATAGAAAAAATTGAAGAAATAAATAATGAAATAAAAATAGCTACTGATAATATTAATAAATCAAATGCTAATCTCACTACACTAACAATAGAAAGAGCAAAATACGAAACAAATAAAAAAGCATCTGAAGACAGAAAAGAAATGATATTAAAAAGTATGAAGATGATAGAAGATGAATTTGGCTCTCTCAATGAGAAAATAAACAGATTAGAAGAAGAGTATAAAAAACTTAATGAAGAATATAAAGAAAACTCTATAAACTATAAAGAATTAGAGAAGAAAAAATCCAAAACTGAAAGCGAATCAAGACATAAAGCAAATGAAATCAAAAAGGCTGAATCTGCATTATCCAATTTTGAAACTAGTTTAGCTAAAAGAGTTAAAAAACTTAATGAGATAAATGAAAATATAACAAGAGTTGGGGAGCGAATAAATCAAAGCAATGATAAAATAAAAGATATTTATAGTCATTTCTATGAAAATTATGCTCTTAACTTAAAAGACTTTGAAGAAAATACTCAGAACTTAATAGATGAAGAATCTTATAAAAATAAACTCAATACTATTAATGAAAGAATAAAGAATCTCGGACATATAAATGAAATGGCACTTGATGAATATCAGGAAGCTAAAAATAGATTTGAATTCCTTACTAAACAAAAAGAAGATTTGGAAAAATCAAAAGAAGAGATATTAAAAATAATAGCCGATGCCAATAAAAAAGCTGGTGAAGATTTCTTAAAAACATTCAATGAAATAAATAAAAAATTCTCAGAAACATTTAAAATACTATTCGGCGGAGGAAATGCCGGACTTAAAATACAAAATGAAGAAGATTTATTAAACAGCCCTATAGATATATTCGCTCAGCCTCCGGGAAAAAGAATGGAGAACATTGTATCTTATTCAGGCGGCGAGCTTACTATGACAGGACTTGCTTTGGTATTTGCGATATTCCTATACCGTCCTAGTCCTTTCTGTATACTTGATGAGGTGGATGCTGCACTTGACGGAGCGAACATTATAAGATACAAAAACATGGTTAAAAACTTATCTGACAAGACTCAGTTCTTAATCATCACGCATGATGAAGTATCTGCAACTATAGCCGATGCTTATTATGGAATAACTGCTGAAGAGAAAGGGGTTTCAAAAATATTCACTGTTAAAGTAGATAAAGAAGGAAAAGTTAATGGCAGTGAAGAAAAGCTGGTTAATCAGGAATAA
- a CDS encoding Imm17 family immunity protein — protein MESLINYIKKFPYLFGILIGLIFILAAIFKWNGLLNNNSSNFMIGIYEMFGEIGVRILTGILGTVIIISSVIILIIRK, from the coding sequence ATGGAGAGTTTAATAAATTATATAAAAAAATTTCCCTATTTATTTGGAATATTAATAGGACTTATATTTATTCTAGCTGCAATTTTTAAATGGAATGGGCTTTTAAACAATAACAGCTCAAATTTTATGATAGGCATATATGAAATGTTTGGTGAGATTGGAGTTAGAATACTTACCGGTATTTTAGGAACTGTAATTATAATAAGCTCTGTAATTATTTTGATAATAAGAAAATGA
- a CDS encoding uracil-DNA glycosylase family protein, with product MNIEKHLFDDTNFFPNKMQILILGTFPVPLYSNVEKFDKLSREEQNNAWYYSSKRSEFWKIIADCFDIDYKNDFLFNKIKKKKLFEENKIGIADVFSKCKRKNENSARDTDLIILEHNNILKNLITDENNYRDLKLIIFTSRFTENHFLKIINDIEYNIEESKEVYEYYNNGINEKGISIDIINALRERYLYVNASRKIKLSTITLKISPIKGVSLYSTKKELYKYYLNNSKNKS from the coding sequence ATGAATATTGAAAAACATTTATTTGATGATACAAATTTCTTTCCTAATAAGATGCAAATTTTGATATTAGGTACTTTCCCTGTTCCATTATATTCTAATGTAGAAAAGTTTGATAAATTAAGTAGAGAAGAACAAAATAATGCTTGGTATTATTCAAGTAAAAGAAGCGAATTCTGGAAAATAATAGCTGACTGCTTTGATATAGATTATAAAAATGATTTTCTTTTTAATAAGATCAAAAAGAAAAAACTTTTTGAAGAAAATAAAATAGGTATAGCAGATGTATTTTCAAAATGCAAAAGAAAAAATGAAAATAGTGCAAGAGATACAGATTTAATAATATTAGAGCATAATAATATACTTAAGAATCTTATTACAGATGAAAATAATTATAGAGATTTAAAACTTATTATATTCACAAGCCGATTCACAGAAAATCACTTTTTAAAAATCATTAATGATATTGAATATAATATAGAAGAAAGCAAAGAAGTTTATGAATACTATAATAATGGAATCAATGAAAAAGGAATAAGTATTGATATAATAAATGCTTTAAGGGAAAGATATTTATATGTTAATGCTTCAAGAAAGATTAAATTATCCACAATAACTTTGAAAATAAGTCCAATAAAAGGTGTAAGTTTATATTCTACCAAAAAAGAGCTTTATAAATATTATTTAAATAATAGTAAAAATAAATCATAA
- a CDS encoding ankyrin repeat domain-containing protein encodes MPNTGRLDQLLDYANAGDTNGIKRLISQGPISSFIDFGDNQGHNALITAASKGYKDIVLLLLSQNANVNLTCIHGKTALTYAADAGYVDIVSYLLAKNANPNIKINGGTTALLQAAGKGYYSIVEMIVNANADLRMMGTYRSGNDDGINYNMTPLMVASYNNHDLIVRLLLDKGSDINYVNEYGANALFYAIARGNNDIAKLLLERGADANIVASYGPYGNITPLALASTLGLTDIISSLLIGKSDINFKMRDGRTALIWAAIAGKSEAVNSLIMNKANLNIADNDGKTALMFAAENGDYASVEYLINAGAYLNTLDKFKKTALMYAMENGNTEVIDLLTRASLTYNK; translated from the coding sequence ATGCCTAATACAGGAAGATTAGATCAGTTACTAGATTATGCTAATGCCGGAGATACTAACGGTATAAAAAGATTAATCTCTCAAGGACCTATTTCAAGTTTCATAGACTTCGGTGATAATCAAGGTCATAATGCTTTAATCACAGCAGCTTCTAAAGGATATAAGGATATTGTACTTCTCCTTCTATCCCAAAATGCTAATGTTAATCTCACTTGCATACATGGAAAAACAGCTTTAACTTATGCTGCTGATGCAGGATATGTTGATATAGTTTCTTATTTGCTTGCTAAAAATGCTAACCCTAATATAAAAATAAATGGCGGTACAACAGCATTATTACAAGCAGCAGGAAAAGGATATTACAGCATAGTAGAAATGATAGTTAATGCTAATGCTGATTTAAGAATGATGGGAACTTACAGAAGCGGAAATGATGACGGAATAAATTATAATATGACTCCTTTAATGGTAGCTTCCTATAATAATCATGACTTAATAGTGAGATTATTATTAGATAAAGGAAGCGATATTAATTATGTGAATGAATATGGTGCTAATGCCCTATTTTATGCTATAGCTAGAGGAAATAATGATATTGCAAAACTTCTATTAGAGAGAGGGGCAGATGCCAATATAGTTGCTTCTTATGGCCCTTATGGTAATATTACACCTCTTGCCCTAGCCTCTACATTAGGTTTGACAGATATTATATCTTCATTACTTATAGGAAAATCTGATATAAACTTTAAAATGAGAGATGGAAGAACTGCTTTAATATGGGCAGCTATTGCTGGTAAAAGTGAGGCTGTAAATTCTTTAATAATGAATAAAGCAAATTTAAATATTGCTGATAATGACGGAAAAACTGCTTTAATGTTTGCTGCTGAAAATGGAGATTATGCTTCAGTAGAATATTTAATTAATGCTGGAGCTTATTTAAATACCTTGGATAAATTTAAAAAGACTGCTTTAATGTACGCTATGGAAAATGGTAATACAGAAGTTATAGATTTACTTACTAGAGCAAGCCTAACTTATAATAAATAA
- a CDS encoding redox-sensing transcriptional repressor Rex translates to MISRTQIMRLLKYKNALRRMKSFGFIKAYSNNLGDAIGITSVQVRKDFSLFNISGNKKGGYNIDDLLEQIDSILGKQISHNIILVGYGKIGKALVNYRGFESESIRIVAAFDHNPEKIDRNASTPILPIEEVKDFIINNKIEVAILTVPDLEAQRMFDVICNAGIKGVLNFAPIKLLERPDCIINDVNIADEIESLFYFINDVKDTSSSSKKHKEKADKNN, encoded by the coding sequence ATGATTAGCAGAACACAAATTATGCGTTTATTAAAATACAAGAATGCTTTAAGACGCATGAAGAGTTTTGGATTTATAAAAGCATATTCTAATAATTTAGGTGATGCAATAGGTATAACATCAGTTCAAGTAAGAAAAGATTTTTCATTATTCAACATTTCTGGAAACAAGAAAGGCGGATATAATATAGATGATTTACTAGAGCAAATTGACAGCATATTAGGTAAACAAATATCACATAATATTATATTGGTAGGATATGGTAAAATAGGAAAAGCATTGGTAAATTACAGAGGATTTGAAAGCGAATCTATAAGAATAGTTGCAGCATTTGATCATAATCCTGAAAAAATTGATAGAAATGCATCCACTCCTATACTTCCTATAGAAGAAGTAAAGGATTTTATAATCAATAATAAAATAGAAGTAGCAATATTGACTGTACCTGATTTGGAAGCTCAAAGAATGTTTGATGTTATATGTAATGCAGGAATAAAAGGTGTTTTAAATTTTGCTCCTATAAAACTTTTAGAAAGACCTGATTGTATAATCAATGATGTTAATATAGCTGATGAGATTGAATCTTTATTCTATTTTATCAATGATGTGAAAGATACTTCTTCTAGCAGTAAAAAGCATAAAGAAAAAGCAGATAAGAATAATTGA
- a CDS encoding NAD-dependent deacylase, with product MIDYKLIAQTIKESKYAVAFTGAGISVESGVPPFRGENGLWEKHGSQFAEISYFVKHQKESWKSLKKVFYDPITDVKPNKAHIVLANLEKMGIMRSVITQNIDNLHQEAGSKIVYELHGTAQYAVCMKCKTRYKINKEILAMDPPSCEKCGSTLKPDFVFFGEQLPAIDFNSSIEDAQKSDLFIIVGTGGEVMPAAQIPHIAKRAGARIMEINPQPSNFTNNIVDIYIQEKAGVAFEEIEKYL from the coding sequence ATGATAGATTATAAATTAATAGCACAAACAATAAAAGAATCAAAATATGCTGTAGCCTTTACAGGTGCAGGTATAAGCGTAGAAAGCGGGGTACCCCCTTTCAGAGGTGAAAATGGGCTTTGGGAAAAACATGGAAGTCAGTTCGCTGAAATTTCATATTTTGTAAAGCATCAAAAGGAATCTTGGAAATCTTTGAAAAAAGTTTTTTATGATCCTATTACTGATGTTAAGCCTAATAAAGCTCATATAGTATTGGCAAATTTGGAGAAGATGGGTATAATGCGTAGTGTCATCACTCAAAATATTGATAATCTTCATCAAGAAGCCGGAAGTAAAATAGTATATGAACTTCATGGTACAGCTCAATATGCAGTATGCATGAAATGTAAAACTAGATATAAAATCAATAAAGAAATACTTGCCATGGATCCGCCTTCTTGTGAAAAATGCGGTTCTACTTTAAAACCTGATTTTGTATTCTTTGGAGAACAGCTTCCTGCAATAGATTTCAATTCTTCAATAGAAGATGCCCAAAAAAGTGATTTATTTATTATAGTAGGTACAGGCGGAGAAGTAATGCCTGCAGCACAAATTCCGCATATAGCAAAAAGAGCAGGTGCTAGAATTATGGAAATTAATCCTCAGCCATCAAATTTTACTAATAACATAGTTGATATTTATATTCAAGAAAAAGCTGGGGTGGCATTTGAAGAAATAGAAAAATATTTATAA
- a CDS encoding bacteriohemerythrin encodes MEEMVEITVRKGWIKWEERFKTGYKRIDNQHKELVNIINDLYETGVKGDIGDEEVQKAFKEIVKRTIDYATYHFAYEEKIMSAINYSAAKDHISKHRSFSLKIVDEVNSYERGDDLVIKDFITFLKDWLLNHIVLEDKKFIAEVKTTLAKMYEEEMN; translated from the coding sequence ATGGAAGAAATGGTAGAAATTACTGTGAGAAAAGGTTGGATTAAATGGGAAGAGAGATTCAAAACTGGTTATAAAAGAATAGATAATCAGCATAAAGAATTGGTAAATATCATAAACGACCTTTATGAAACGGGTGTAAAAGGCGATATTGGAGATGAAGAAGTACAAAAAGCATTCAAAGAAATTGTCAAAAGAACTATAGATTATGCTACTTATCACTTCGCTTATGAAGAAAAGATTATGAGTGCTATAAATTATTCCGCTGCTAAAGACCATATTTCCAAACATAGATCTTTTTCTCTAAAAATAGTTGATGAAGTTAATAGCTATGAGAGAGGTGATGATTTAGTAATTAAAGACTTTATTACATTTTTAAAAGACTGGCTTTTGAACCATATAGTGCTTGAGGACAAAAAGTTTATAGCTGAAGTAAAAACTACATTGGCTAAAATGTATGAAGAAGAAATGAATTAA
- a CDS encoding bacteriohemerythrin, with translation MSDKYIVWEDKYKVGYKRIDDQHLELIEIINDLHDCMDNRDSEDEELKAEFKKALRKTVDYVAFHFSYEEKIMHVIKYDKLIEHSSYHKEFTNTIYNYVKSYENGSLDAINNLVQYLKDWFLNHILVTDKKFIKEVKEALEKLSKEE, from the coding sequence ATGAGCGATAAATACATAGTATGGGAAGATAAGTACAAAGTAGGATATAAAAGAATAGATGATCAGCATTTAGAATTAATAGAAATAATAAATGATTTGCATGATTGTATGGATAATAGAGATTCAGAAGACGAAGAACTTAAAGCTGAGTTTAAAAAGGCTTTAAGGAAAACAGTAGATTATGTGGCATTCCATTTTTCTTATGAAGAGAAGATAATGCATGTTATTAAATATGATAAATTAATAGAACATTCCTCATATCATAAAGAATTTACAAATACAATTTACAATTATGTCAAATCTTATGAGAATGGCTCTTTAGATGCTATCAATAATTTAGTACAGTATCTAAAAGATTGGTTTTTGAACCATATTTTAGTTACAGATAAAAAATTTATAAAAGAAGTGAAGGAAGCATTAGAAAAGCTTTCTAAAGAAGAATAA